Within the Planctomycetota bacterium genome, the region GTCCTGGACATAGCGGTGGTAGCTCGCACTCATCAGTGGCCAGAACGGGTCGGCCCACAGCGGCTCGAACACGTCGCCCAACGGCAGGAGACCTTCGCCTAGTCGGCCCTGGTCGTACCGCTCCGGTGCGGCCGCTGTGGTTGTCGCCAACTGCGCCGACGACGATGCGACGCCCAGCAGAAGGGCCACAAGGCAGGCATACAGCTTCAGCATCTGGAGCAAAACCTAACGATCCTGGTAGCGGGCAACAACTTGAGCGGGAACGACCGATAGAACGGCCGCTTCAGAGGTACAGACGCAGCGAGACGCCCAGGTACTCGATGTCGTCGACGAAGAGCTGGCCGTTCTGGTTGCGGCCGTTGTAGTAGATGATCTCCAGGTCCGTCTGCCCGCCACGACGCAGGCCGTCGAAGCGCGCACCAGCCGAGACGGAGAAGTCGAAGTTGTAACCCCGGCCGTCCAGGTGCTGCATGTCGATCGCCGCCGTCGGCCGAACGCCCAGGCCACCCGGCAGGTTGTATCGCATGCGGGTCCCGTCGAACTCGGCTCCGTACTGGAAGACGAAGTCGCCGTAGTCGGGCGTGCCGAACGTCCGGAAGAGCCAGCCAGCCCCGCCATAAATGCGGATAGTGCCCATGTCGGCGACGTTGCGGAAGTCGCGCGAGATGAACGCCTCGATCGAGTCGAACGTCTGGTCGTCGCGATCGATCTCCGGCCCGAAGAGCAGCAGCTCATCGCCCAGGTGGCTGCTCTCGTGGAAGAGCCGGATGAACGTCGACCAAGGCCCCTTCCGCCCGGCGAAAAAGATGCCGCCGTTGTAGTCCGCGTTGAGCAGTGGGACGCTCTCTTCGAGCAGGTCGAACGTCGCAAAGAGTGCCGCGACCGCGCCGATCTCGATCGTGTCGAACAGGTTGCTCATCGACTCCGGCGGCGGACCGGCGTAGAAGGCGATGTTCTCCCCGAACGCGACCAGCCACAGGTTGTCGTATGGCCCG harbors:
- a CDS encoding DUF1207 domain-containing protein → MRVTAVIFLTAFLGLCFVQNVSAQLEADLVVSDQPIDPGIEYEPRKPYDEVRWFVPSRAFDPIQADPRWPRFEFGTAYVLESEGEFFGEGGPYDNLWLVAFGENIAFYAGPPPESMSNLFDTIEIGAVAALFATFDLLEESVPLLNADYNGGIFFAGRKGPWSTFIRLFHESSHLGDELLLFGPEIDRDDQTFDSIEAFISRDFRNVADMGTIRIYGGAGWLFRTFGTPDYGDFVFQYGAEFDGTRMRYNLPGGLGVRPTAAIDMQHLDGRGYNFDFSVSAGARFDGLRRGGQTDLEIIYYNGRNQNGQLFVDDIEYLGVSLRLYL